AATTTCGGGAGAAAAAGTGCCCGTTGGGGGCTCGGAGGAAAGTACGTGCCGATGGACGGCGGTGGGATGGAGAAGTCGAGGGGGGAGGAGGCAAAGGGGGCAACGTCTCACCTACCTTTAACGCTGAGGAAGAtgaagctgctctcctgggagcggACGGGTCGGCGGAACTGGTTGATGATGGTGTACGTGCAAGCGTGCAACCCCCCGTCCTTCGGCCCCGTGATGTTGAAGCGGTAGGTGTAGCTCCTCCTCGACGTCCTGACGTCCACGGCCCAGCCGCTCGTCCCCAAAAACTGAAAACCTTGCATCCGGTCCTTCGACCAGGGGGCCACGCATCGGATGGAGATGGTGTCTCCGATGAGATACTCCGTTTTTTCCGGCGTCACGGTGatgttgggaggaggaggaaggtctggggaggaggagagaaagtgAGTCTACGCGCCGCAGGTGGGAGCTGGGTGATGTCTCCGAGCCTTTGAGGTGGGGTGGGACCTGGTTGGACGCGACCGCCGCCGTCGCCTTGGTGCCGAGGTGGGGGAGATCTTTTTGAGGGCCCCGAATTATTTAGGTCAAATGAAAGCTTCCACCCCAAAATGCTCCTCGAGGAGGGGTGGGGTTGGGTGGCTTTCATGGATTATTTGTCCTACCAGAGCTATCGACTGGGCCGAGAAGCCAAGCTTGGACCAGGTGGAGGAGAAACCACCCGATTCACCTCAAAATTGATATTTTGGTGGCTGGAGGAGCTCAGAGAGGAGCAGAAACCACCCGATTCTTCTCAAAATTGATATTTTGGTGGACGGAGGAGCTCAGAGAGGAGCAGAAACCACCCGATTCTTCTCAAAACTGGTATTTTGGTGGCTGGAGGAGCTCAGAGAGGAGCAGAAACCACCTGATTCTTCTCAAAATTGGTATTTTGGTGGCTGGAGGACCTCAGAGAGGAGCAGAAACCACCCGATTCTTCTCAAAATTGGTATTTTGGTGGTTGGAGATGCTGAGAGAGGAGCAGATGGAGGAGAAACAACCCGATTCACCTCAAAATTGATATTTTGGTGGCTGGAGGAGCTCAGAGAGGAGCAGAAACCACCCGATTCTTCTCAAAATTGATATTTTGGTGGCTGGAGATGCTGAGAGAGGAGCAGATGGAGGAGAACCCACCCGATTCACCTCAAAACTGATATTTTGGTGGACGGAGGAGTTTTCATCGCCTGGATCGTCATCGAGGTCCCGCCAACCCGTTGCGCCCACGGTCAAACCAACTGGGGGGTTGTTCTGCCACGAGCCTTGTCGGCTTGGGTGGTTGGGTGACTCCCGAGGTGAGACCTCGGTGGGTTTAGCACTGAGGTGCGCGGGGGTTTGGGGTAAAAGATGGTGATTTGGGGGGGTCAGAGGGGTCCAGATGGTCACGTGACCCAGCGGGGAGGGGGAAATGAGTTGTGTGTGTCCCAAATTTGTTACCTGCAGGTGATCCCAGTGGGAGAAGTATCTGGAGAGAGgctggaagagagaaagagatgagtgagagaggaggaggaggaggggggaagtgcCGAAAGGgtggggaagagcaggaggaagggggaaggggggaggaaatACGGGTTTATTGACgtcaggagggaaggaagggtgggagagagaaagagaaagagaaagaaggtgaggaggggaaaggaagaaggatgaaaaggagaaatgaagaaggaaaaagagaaaaggggaaggaaaaggacaaaggaaaaggaaaaatgaaaaaaaaaaaccaacaagaaattaaaagaaaaaataaaaataaaaaaggaaaagaaatgaaaaaggaaacgaaaaatggaaaaaatgaaacagggaaaaggaaaatgggcaaatgacaaaaggaaaagaaaaagggaaagggaaggaaaaagaaagaaaaaaggaaaagaaacaaaaagataaaggaaaaaagacaagagagagaagaaaaagaataagaaaaagaaaaaacaaggaacggtaaagaaaaaagtgaaaggaaaaagaaaaaagggaagaaagataaaggaaaagaaaaacctgagaaaaataaaaataagaagaaaaagaagaaaaaaaggagactgaggTGATATTTAGACAAAGCCAAAAGCGATCGAATGCAAAACATGAATCACAAAGGACCGAAGAAGTCACCGCCCTGATGACAACTGATGGAGGAGGAATGGTGGGATGGGAGGGAAACGAGGGGGAAAATAgcaaagaaatggggaaaaaagcaaagaggtgggaaaaaaaagcaaagaaattggggaaaaaaagtgaagaaatggGGGAAGAAAGTGAATGTTGGGGGAAAGAGATGAGGATACGGGgaagaaaagtgcagaaaaaagggaagagtcGGAGAAACTGATGTAGAAAGacggaggaaggagggaggagttgGCCCGACGGGCACAGAAACGGGTGGAAAAGGAAGggataggggaaaaaagagaaggatggCCGCgtttggagaggaggaggaggaggaggaggactcacCGAGCAGAGGGACGAGGCGAAGGGGCCCCATTTCGGGTGGTGTCCTCCTCTTTCTGGGATGACAAGAACATCTCCTTCCCCTTCGGTCCAGCCTGGTGGCACGGCCGTCACATGAGCCCGGTTGCTACGGAACGGCGGAAACcaacagaaaaaggggaaaaaaaaacccaaccaaatgaaccaaaaaaaattgcaacatctTCTCCACGGTCACGGTCGATCCGAGCATCTCCTTGGTGTCGCCGATGTCCCCTTTGGGTGTCGCGCTGGGATTTCTCACCGCTTTCGGCCGCCCCATGAGCGACGGGGTGGGTTTGGCCTCAAAATTGGGTGCGGGAGATGCggttttttggggagggaggaagaaaaagcaccCAAAGTTGGGAGAAAGGCCGCTCCCAGTTTGCCTCCGTTGGCTGATTCTCAACTGGAGCTCTTGGCTTGTCCCCAGCCTGCAGGAAGACACCGGTGGTGGCGCACCATTTTGGTTGGATGCCTAGTTTTGAACTTGGTTTCGAGGGGGTAACCCCAAATTTGGTTGGTTTTACTAGCTGGAGCTTCTTTGAGGCTCCAGAAGAGCTTTTGGGGATAAGAAAAAGGGTGAAAACGGGCGGCTCAGGTCTTTGCGGAGCGGCTGGGTTGGGGTGGGCCTTCTAAATGGGGTTAAAAAGTGACTTTTAGTGATTGTCCTCAGGCACAGATGACCGCAGTAAATATCTGGGAAGCGATGGCTCAACCCGTCCCGGAGAAGAGGCTCCAGCCAACCTCGTTTGAGCGAGCAGGGACTCGTCGCATGGTCGCCCGCGCGGTCActgtggtgggtccatcttattTCAGAGGTTCTTTGGTTGTTAAAGCGACCAAGAAAAACACAACCCGGCCTGACGCAACCGCGAGGACCAGAAATAACCCTTCCTCCCCTCGGTAGCATCTGCTGACCGCTTAGTTTACTGATCCGGTTGGAGGAAATAAATATAAGTTTTACTTCCCAATTCTTGAGGAACCTCATCCATGAGGCAGAACTTTGCTTTCGCAAGTCAACCCCTTGCACAGTTCTTCCTGGCTTCCCTGTTTCCGATGAAATGGTGACTCATAGTTTTTAGCGAGGAGTTgtccgggtttgggtttttttgaaaactatTGAAATCCACGCAACGGGTTGAAATCGGAGGTTCTGGAGGACCATCGGTGGTGAGACGAAGAGTAATGAATCATCCCTGCCTCCGTGTCGCGCCCCTCTCCTGAATTCCTGGTGGTGTGGGAGGTTGGGAAGCTCTTGGAAGGCAAGTTGAGGGCTCCAAGACGTGACGTCGTCGTTGTCACTAAGGGGCTTCCAAGAGGTAATGAGGTCAtcaccggtgggctccaagactcaacgttgtcatcgtcaccggtgggctccaagGCTCAACGTTgtcatcgtcaccggtgggctccaagGCTCAACGTTGTCATCGTCACCGGCGGGCTCCAAGGCTCAACGTTgtcatcgtcaccggtgggctccaagGCTCAACGTTgtcatcgtcaccggtgggctccaagGCTCAACGTTgtcatcgtcaccggtgggctccaagGCTCAACGTTGTCATCGTCACCGGCgggctccaagactcaacgtTGTCATCGTCACCGGCGGGCTCCAAGACGCAACGCTCAGCCCCGCTCTCTTCTGCCCCATCCCCCGGGCCAACCCGTTCCCCCCAGCGTCTCCTTCTTCACCGAGACCCCCAGAAACGACCCCCGGACCCCAACTCCACCAGCCGCACGGGTAGGGAGCTGCTCCTCGGTGTCCCCCTCTTGTCTCGCAGCGTCCCCGACCTTCTGGGAAGGTGGAACCTGCCGCCGGAGTTTCCCTTGGAGGGTCTGGGGGTGGAAGAAGAAGCCGAACGTGGCCGGattggggaggagaagggaggaaggtgaCGGACAGACGAGGAAGGTGAACTGCAACggagaagttttattttttattactttgatGCTGTGCATCCAGAGTTAGTCTTATTAAAAGTCTAGGGAGAGGCGGCGGGAGGGCTTTAAGCCGGAACTTGGATTTGCCAGCCCCGGAGTCGGGGTGTCTTCCCCGAGGCTGACGGTGGGGAGCGGAGCGCCAAAAACGTGGCAGTGGGGACGGGGAGTGTTTTCGGGGGACGGCGGGCTTGGCTTCGGGCTTCGTGACTGCCAAAACCTGTGATTCCTTGGGGAACGTTTCTACCGACGGGAAACGCTTCCGTCCTGCCAGCCACGGTTTCCACGAAAAGGGGGTTCTCCGCCAGGTCCGGCGATGGAGCCCGGTGGGAGCACCCAtctgcggaaaaaaaaaaaaaaggactgaactgcaaggttcaagcaaacgacttaTTTGAATTTcgcttacagacttaacacgccactattgcaggtttttcccgatttattttctttttttttaccttgctttcgCAGCAACTGAATagttgtggacacatatttatcTAACGGTCGCAAGaacattccagacgcctttagaagaccttgaacagaataaacaagaagataaaaaaaaaaaagatgccaattagaacacaggtgcgcattccacgataacgggaacttggcacaaagaacctcaattcggcagtttatctcgACCAATTAGACAAGGTTCgcgtgggtttttttgttataaccaattatgtcctacgtttatgcgcgtgtacagagttggtataacTTATTTTACGCTTGTGCGCGtctacagtgactttgcagaatacgTGATTATAAATACGTgcgtgttttagcaataaacgtCGTCTGCTTTGTTCTCTCCTATTTTCCAGGCGTCCCTGAATCTACGGTTTTCCTCCTAGGGAGGGTGAGTCGAGCCCGGAATTTGCTGCTGGGGCGCTCTCAGCGAATTTTAGGAATATCTCTGTGGTGCCGCTTTTGGGAGCTTCTCCTTGGAAATGGAGGCAAGAGACGCCTTTCCCACGGCGCAGAAGAAACCGCGTAGACTTGTGCGTACTTTCTAGGTCACGCAAGTAAAGCCAGATGCCAGCCAGAGATCGGGAGCGTGTTCACATTTCTCCCCGATAAGTCAAATGCCCTGTTTTTCCTGGGTTTCTCACAGGAATAAGAATCGTGAGCGGGCACAGCAGGGTTTCTGTCCCGGGCCTGGCTGGGatacaggtaatttttttgtcGTCGCAGCCTGCGCAGTgctggttttttgggtttttttaaaccgatgtttagctactgctgagcagtgcttacgcagaACCAAGATcgtctctgtttctcactctgctgccACATCAGTTGGTTTCCTTTTTCATTCCCTGCGCtcgttaaactgtctttatctcgactcCCTTAGGTTGCAGCCTAAGGAAAAACGGAGTTTCGTGGGTCTCGGAGTAATTCTAGAGCTAAAGCGGCGACAGACATCGACTCTAGGTCAGATAATTACGTGCCAACGCTCATCGCTGACCCAAGAAGACGCGCTCCTCCCGTCCTACCCAAGGGTTTCAAATCCAACACGCTTTCTTCCTAAAGCGGGACGCTACCTTATTTACTCGTAACGCCGTTCCTACGTTGCTCGTTTGGGAGCACCAGAGCTTTTTGGGTACTGTTGGTCACCACGGTTTGCgtgagaaggaaaataaaccatATTTCAGACGGCGAGAAGTTTAACCTGCCGTGGAGGTAGCGACGGTGAACAAGTACGATTTTGCGCTTTACAAAGcgtcattttttaaattcaaccCTGAGTTTTTCAAGTGTAAACCCTTGGGTTTGTACTGCGGGCAAAAAGCATAACTTTAAAAGACCAAAGCCTACTTTTGGGGGCGCAAACAGTCATTTTTCAGGTCCAGACCCACATATATGGAGTACAAAAAACTAATTTATTAGCTCCAAGGTCCGTTTTTAAGCTTCAgagactcattttaagggcccagagcatcactTTTAAGCCCCAAAGTCTGATCTGGAAGGAGCACAGCCTCATTTGTAGAGTCTAAATCTGAATTTATACAGACCAAAGCcttctttttacttttccaaactcttagttttgccttccaaagcctcattttagtttccaaaaccttcatttttagggtgcaAAGGCTCAGTGTTAGTTTGCGTAGTCTCATTTTCACGTCACGTCTGCTCTGGTTCCTTCTCTTGCAGCTCTCCTGCCCTTGGAGAAAAATCCTGAAATTTTGGTCAGGATTCCGGTGGCGATCTTCATCCTGATGCGAGAGATGCCAACATCAGGATCAGTGATGCTGCTGGTGAGCCCTGAAGAAGTGAAATCCTCTggaaaacagctgtattttaataattttatttttttttttaataaagctggaaCAACAAGCCCAGTCCCGTGCTGTCCTTCCCACGGAGAACACCCAGAGCGTGTCGAGCGGACGGTGTCATTCCCAGTTtgtgctgctgccctgcaggaCAGCAGACCGGGACCCAAGGTGTCCTTGCGGAAAAATCCCGGCTGCTCCGCTAGAAcccggagaggaggaggaggagagaagcttTGGCCCAGCCTGCCCCTCCCGAGACATCTCAAAAAGTCTCAGGAATGCCTCGAAAAGGCACCCGTGCTCTGCCAAGCTGGCAAATTGTCATTTGTCCTGGCATCAAACCCTTCTCTTTTCGAtaattttcttcacggtagctGGCATGGGACTATGTTGGGAGCAAGAACAAGAGGTTATACCAGATGTCCCGAGTGGGGACGGCCCAAAACTGCCCCCAGCCACCTCGAGTGGGAATCGGGCAAAGCTGCGGCTGATGGAAAGCTGACGAACcctggagggaggagaaaaagcgGGTCACGagcggtgttccccagggttccgtattggggccggttctgtttaatatctttatcgatgatttggaggAGGGGGTGGAGTGCTCCCTCAGCAAGTTTGGCGACGACGCCAAGTTGGGAGGGacggttgatctgctggagggtagggaggGTCTACagggggatctggacaggctggatcgatgggacgAGGCCAATCGTACGAAGTTCAACAAGTGCCgcgtcctgcgcttgggtcacaacaaccccgggCAGCGCTACGGgtttggggaagagcggctggaaagctgcccggcagagaaagacctggacgtgttggtcaacagccggctggatatgagccagcagtgggCCAAGGTGGCCAAGAcggccaacggcatcccggcctgtatcggaaatggtgtggccagcgggagcagggaggtggttgtccccctgtactcggcaccgGTGAGgtcacacctcgagtcctgggttcggttttgggcccctcgttacgggaaagacgttgaggtgctggagcgtgtccggagaagggcaaccgaggtggtgaaggggctggagaagaaggagaagggtctggagaacttacgaggagcggctgagggaactggggtggtttagtgtggagaagaggaggctgcggggagacctgatcgctccctacaactacccgaaaggagggtgtagcgaggtgggtgctggtctctacCATCAAGTAACTAGGGGTAGGAGGAGGGAAAACGGCCTCAAGTTggaccaggggaggtttagtttggatagtagaaaaaatttctttactgaaagggttctcgggcgttggaacaggctgcccagggaagcggtggggTCACCGTCCCGGGAGGGGTTCACAAAGCGCGTAGACGAGGCACTTCAAGACGTGGTTTAGTGCGCGTGGTTgccggttggactcaatgaccttgaaggtctcttccaacctaaatgattctatggttctacaAAACGCGAAAGTGCTAAAAAGCCACGTATGAACTTTTTTGGGAGTTCGAGGGcgagagagagcagctgggtgggggccTGGCAGCCAACCAAGGTCAACCCAGCGCAGTTGTTGAAGACGTTTCTTTGGTGGAGAGTCAGCCTGTGGCCGACCGTCCTTAGAACTTCAAACTCCCCGCTAGGTTTCCCATCGCTATCTCGAGGGGCAGATTAAAAATCCATTGGAAATAAACCCGCCAGAGACCACGTGCTTCGCTACACGAACCTCTTCAGACGCAATCCTGGACCCGGGAAGAGCGGAAAAGAAATCCAAGGGTGTGAAGACGCATCGTTACGGCCCTGGGCAGCTTTTTATTCATCTGGCTGGTGCGGCTCGGGGAAGACGCGGGAGCTCCGTCCAAGGGATGACCAACCTTTCGCCAGCAGTCCGTGGGGAAGCCCAGCGGCTCCCAGTTGCCGGCTACCGGAGGCGCCCGAGCCGTGGCCACAGCCCCCGTGTCACAAAGGGGCAGCGATGCGGCGCCCGCCCGGCGTTTGTGACCTCACCTGGCCGCAGCTTTGACATCCCAAAAAACGAGCCAGGGGCAGCCAGTTGGGCTGAGCTGGCCTTCGGGATAGCTCGgctccttcctctgctccttgAGTGCCtactgggttggggtttttttcccaaccaTTTCCCGTTTACTGTTCGCTTCTTCTCAACTGCCATCCTCGCACAAAGGTAATTACGGGTTGACTTTCGGGACAGATCATAGAGTGGGTAGAAATGGGATAAAAGTATAGACCGGTCTATACCGTCGGAGCCGTAGGCTGAGCTGTTGCACCTTGACGGGCTGGCCAGAGGTGGGCTACGGGCAGAGTTCCTGTTTgctaattattatttctttatcatACCCAAGGATAGGTAAGTAGAGGGGGTGGTAGTGTAGCCCGAGGCGTCGGGCTCAGCCTAGAAGGGCAAGAAGCCCACCGCGACGGACGCGGTAGGAAAGGCGGCAGAAAAGGAGCACGGCAAAGGCAGACGTTAAAGTAGCGGCCGAAAGTTTTCTTAATCATTTTGGTGAGCTACGATTATTTCTTTGCCATCAGGTGACGGGATTTGCGCCGGTCTTGTCTTTCCGGAGCGTGTCCTGAGATCCTTTGTCATCCCGAGCTTTGCCCTCTGTTCCGGCGAGGAGCGATGGCTGGGACGGGGAACGAGTCCTGTGAGTAACACCTTCGGCAGCAGGCTTGGGATTTGGGAATGCCCAAAAGCAACGGAGGCGGCTGGTGCTCCGTCCCTTAATATTGAGGTCCTGACAACCGAGAGGGAATTCTGGGGCGGTTCCTGGTGGCACCCAGCCTTACCCCGGCGTTTTCAAACAGGGAGCTGCGGGTTTTTGTCACTGCTCTGCCACTATGTCCAGTCTTCGAAAGAAGACGTTGCTCGTAGAAAGATCTGACATTAGTAGGGTTACCTTCTGGGCTAGGTACTCGCTTGTTTTCCTGAAATTAGTCAGGAAAAGGGACGACTTGATGCTGCAGTTCAAGACTCTAGAGGGAAAGGAAGGTAGAAGTCCGAGTGTGGGTTTGTTGGACTTTAGGGAAAGCAAGCAGGGCAACACGTTGTTTTCCAAAACTCTTTCTTGACCAGAAAAATTTCGATGGCAGCGTTAGGCTTCCCCTGATGCTTCCAGGTTGGATTTTTAAGCTGGTCGCTCTGGGTCCTCCTGTCGAgaactcaacttttttttccatgtacttCCGTGCAACAACATTGTCTCATCTCTTTTCCGATGTCGTTTCCCTGCAGTCGTCGCCGAGGGGATGGCTCCGCCGCAAAGGATCCTGTTTCCACCGGAGAAGATTTACATGGACTGGCAGCAGCGATGGAGAGCTGGAGCCGGACTCCACAACCCGGGCAATCTGTGTTTCCTCAACTCCGTCCTGCAGTGCCTGACCTACACCCCCCCTCTGGCCAACTACCTGCTGTCTCGTGAGCACAGCCAGTCGTGTGAGTACTTTTAGGAACGTCTCCTTGTCAATCTGTCAGGCGCTTCCCGAGGGTTCCAAGAATCTggaatttaagagaaaaaaagcagccctTCTTTGCCAATTCCCCCGAGTTGGTCGTCTTCGAACGCTCAAGCCTAGAAGGCGCTTGTCGTATCTAGCCGTGTTCCTCTTCAGAAGGGCACCCCTTTCTAGCCCCAGGTCTCGGTCCCTATTCCTGCAGCTTAAACCCTCTTCGCGTATTGAAATATTCTGTCAGCTTAACATCCCTCCGAAGAAAGTTTCCTCTGCACCAAAACGGCCTGTCGGGATGGGGAGACTCTTAGAACTTCAGAATCCCCACTAGGTTTCCCATCGCTGCGCGGGGGTTTTGCTCACCCAAGGCTCttgcttccctcctttcctcttcagGTCGCCAGCGAGACTTCTGCGTGATGTGTAGAATGGAAAGCCACGTTAGCAGTGTCCTGCGCTGCTCGGGCAGTGTCATCTACCCTTCGGCTGTCATCGGCGTCCTCGCACGTGAGTCATTTCAGGGGCTTGGAtgagttttcttctgttcttgtagGAGGAAGGTACCAACTTCTTCTTTTTTAGTCATAGGAGAACATTTCCAGCTTGGCATGCAGGAGGACGCCCACGAGTTCTTACGTTACACCGTTGATGCCATGCAGAGAGCTTGTCTGAGCGGAATCAGCAAGTAAGCACCAGCAAATTAATTTTGCCATGTTCCCAAGCCCTTCGGACTCCTTGGTGTAGTGCCGTCGAGTCAAAACCGTGCCCAGGGCTTTCACACAAAGCAAAACTCCTGGAGGAGATGATAACAACTCTCTGCCTCACCATTTATTTCCAGCTTGGACATCTCTTCCGAATCGACTACCGTCATCAACCAGATATTTGGGGGCTTTCTGCGATCCAGAGGTACTTTTCCACAACCGTTGCTCTCCTCGGAATTGTCTGTGTCCTTCTGTCTGCCTGTGATGAGCAGCCGACGGTGCGACTGGCGTAGTAGGTGTGAAGGACGTAGAGCGGCACAGCCGGTCGACTTCCCCTATCCCTGAGCATTTTGAATTTCCTTCCAGTCACGTGCTCGAGCTGCAAAGCGGTTTCCGATTCCTACGAGGCCTTTCTGGATATTCCTTTGGATATCAAAGTAAGGGAGTTTGTAATCGTGCTTCGAGATGTCGCCAAGGCCCCCGTAGCTTTCCAGAATCAACACAGTTGCCTTAAAAAACGCGTAGCGTGAACGCAAGAGAGCTTGGCGGCGGAATGGAAGGATCCCTCTGCATCCTTCTTCTTTTTGCCCTCCCTCGACACCCGTCTGACTCCTAGGCTGACGGGTTGTATTATTTTCGTTATCGATGACCCTGCACACCATCGGTAGCTGACCTGAGCAGTGGCACAGAGACGTAACTCTCGATAGCCCCGGGAATTGAGGGAAATATTCGGCATCGTACCCTCTTTCTGCCTCCTCGCGGGTCCACGGCAGCTCTCCTCAGCGTCGGCTACCTGGGTCGTTTTGTCAACTCTTGATAAAGTGTTTGGGCGAGGACATTTCCCGGAGATCAGTTCTCTCCTTTCTCATTCCTCCAGGCAGCCTCATCTGTCACCGCAGCGCTGACGGACTTTGTGAAACCGGAGCAGCTGGACGGCGAAAACTGCTTTAAATGCAGCCGGTAAGACGATTATTAACAATATTAGATCCTGCGTGAAGGTGCTGCGCATACTCTAGCATAAGCCATCTTTTCGCGTAGGTTAGATGCGCAATAATCAGGCACAGATATTTTAATATGGCTTTATGCATCTGAGCAGCCTTAAAACAGCGTAGGGGTGTGGGAGACGGGAAAGGGGGTCTGGCCTTTTTGGGGCAAGATAGGGCATATACGAAGGTTCTGTGCTCGGTTTCAAGGTGTGACAAGATGGTCGCCGCCTCCAAGAGGTTTACAGTCCATCGCGCGCCCAGGGTCCTCACGGTGTGCCTGAAAAGGTTCGAAGATTTCACCGGCAGGAAGATCAACAAGGTGAGTACGCAACCGGAGGGCGACGTTTTTCTTCCCGGAGCGGGATATTTCCCAAAGCGGTCCGCTCTTTCACAAGCTGTTGAGTTTTTTCGTGTTCCCT
The genomic region above belongs to Accipiter gentilis unplaced genomic scaffold, bAccGen1.1, whole genome shotgun sequence and contains:
- the LOC126037248 gene encoding ubiquitin carboxyl-terminal hydrolase 42-like; translation: MAGTGNESFVAEGMAPPQRILFPPEKIYMDWQQRWRAGAGLHNPGNLCFLNSVLQCLTYTPPLANYLLSREHSQSCRQRDFCVMCRMESHVSSVLRCSGSVIYPSAVIGVLALIGEHFQLGMQEDAHEFLRYTVDAMQRACLSGISNLDISSESTTVINQIFGGFLRSRVTCSSCKAVSDSYEAFLDIPLDIKAASSVTAALTDFVKPEQLDGENCFKCSRCDKMVAASKRFTVHRAPRVLTVCLKRFEDFTGRKINKIVKYSNCLDLRPYMSQTDGESLFYSLYAVLVHSGNGCHSGHYFCYIKVKRNFLPRQEKKEDKLSRHRYRQPRIWRRRSPQRLGWVCFGGSGVLLPAFLWRNHAVRLLMNNDSYRCLLFLTGQQRTVVRDERFNCGSL